A region of the Deltaproteobacteria bacterium genome:
AATTCCAAAGGAAACAACAATGTTAAATTTCAAATGGATTTTGTCATTTGGATTTTGACATTCCTTTGACATTTGGACTTTGACATTTGAACTTTTTCAGCATGTCAAACCTCCTCGAAGTGCAAAATTTGTCAAAGCTTTTCCCCCTCAAGGGGGGTTTTTGGGGAAGGACAAAGGGGTATGTCCGTGCCGTTCATCGCGTCTCGCTCTCGGTCAGGCATGGCGAGATCGTTGGCCTCGTCGGCGAATCGGGGTGCGGCAAATCGACGCTGGGACGGACGATCCTTAAACTCCTGGAACCGACGGAGGGGAAAATTGTTTTTGACGGAACCGATATCACCAAATTATCGCCCAAAGAAATGCGCCCGCTTCGGAGGGAGATGCAGATCATCTTTCAGGACCCTTACGCCTCGCTCAACCCGCGGATGACCATCGGCACGGCCATTGCCGAGCCGCTGATTGTCCACAAACTGGCGGCCAAAAAGAAGCGGCGTAGCCGCGTGGTGGAACTCCTCGAAATGGTCGGGTTGAATGCCGACGCATACGACAAATACCCGCACGAATTTTCCGGCGGCCAGCGCCAGCGGGTGGGGATCGCCCGCGCCCTGTCACTCAAT
Encoded here:
- a CDS encoding ATP-binding cassette domain-containing protein, translated to MSNLLEVQNLSKLFPLKGGFWGRTKGYVRAVHRVSLSVRHGEIVGLVGESGCGKSTLGRTILKLLEPTEGKIVFDGTDITKLSPKEMRPLRREMQIIFQDPYASLNPRMTIGTAIAEPLIVHKLAAKKKRRSRVVELLEMVGLNADAYDKYPHEFSGGQRQRVGIARALSLNPRLIIADEPVSALDVSIQAQIINLLSDLQKKLGLAMIFIAHDLKVVEHISQRIVVMYLGEVMETFEAKDLYNAKHPYTKSLLSAIPVPDPNVKKERIILKGDVPSPINPPTGCVFHTRCPIAVDRCRVEIP